The following coding sequences are from one Syngnathus acus chromosome 14, fSynAcu1.2, whole genome shotgun sequence window:
- the LOC119133944 gene encoding syncytin-A-like → MAEQAANATGEDCVVCLEARVVLKIVPAAIESACVLQVLTQSRTSGDCLIYNDIFPVVGLEKRKPIFDSHVTQQNMTCLKLKGNGISIGTIDHTWCRINLFLNVPSPLSRADLWLWCGDNKLYDRLPKNASGICALVSLIMPVVVVPIEIQNLNWNMEFPLAGLLRRAKRDVLPPWLSDNDPTYIDAIGVPRGVPDEYKLVNQVSSGFESIFLWITPNKNVSFAAVHEQLAATSLMSFQNRIALDMLLAKEHGVCGMFGDACCTFIPNNTAPGGRLTRALEGLRILNKKMKDHSGVRTDIWSDWMKTFGNWKGLIMSVLVAVAIFTTIKILCGCCCIPCIRSLTVRLIEKTVGPLSLKGQYTLVTQQEPRGEERTDSVLVADY, encoded by the exons ATGGCGGAACAAGCTGCTAATGCAACTGGTGAAGATTGTGTGGTTTGTCTCGAAGCAAGAGTAGTGTTAAAAATTGTTCCAGCTGCAATAGAATCAGCATGTGTTTTACAGGTGTTGACCCAGTCCAGGACCAGTGGCGATTGTTTGATTTATAATGATATTTTCCCAGTCGTGGGCTTGGAGAAAAGAAAGCCCATTTTTGATAGCCATGTGACTCAACAAAATATGACATGTTTAAAGTTAAAGGGAAACGGCATAAGTATTGGGACAATAGATCACACATGGTGCAggataaatttgtttttgaatgtcccctctcctctctctcgtgCAGACCTCTGGTTGTGGTGTGGTGACAACAAATTATATGATCGCTTGCCGAAGAATGCATCAGGTATCTGTGCCCTTGTGTCTTTGATAATGCCTGTGGTGGTTGTCCCCATTGAAATACAGAATCTCAATTGGAACATGGAGTTCCCATTGGCGGGGCTCCTAAGGCGAGCCAAAAGAGACGTTTTGCCCCCATGGTTGAGCGACAACGATCCGACATATATTGACGCTATAGGAGTGCCCCGGGGTGTGCCAGATGAGTATAAACTCGTTAATCAAGTGTCCTCGGGATTCGAAAGCATTTTCTTATGGATCAcccccaataaaaatgt ATCATTTGCAGCGGTCCATGAACAATTGGCCGCGACGTCATTGATGTCGTTCCAAAATAGAATTGCGTTGGACATGCTATTGGCTAAGGAACATGGTGTGTGCGGAATGTTCGGGGATGCATGTTGTACTTTCATCCCCAACAACACGGCACCAGGGGGCCGACTGACCCGGGCGTTGGAAGGACTAAGGATActgaataaaaagatgaaagatcATTCAGGTGTACGCACCGATATTTGGTCTGATTGGATGAAAACGTTCGGAAACTGGAAAGGCCTCATCATGTCTGTGCTGGTTGCTGTGGCTATTTTTACTACAATAAAGATTttatgcggttgttgctgtattCCATGTATTAGATCACTCACTGTTCGGTTGATCGAGAAAACCGTTGGCCCGTTGTCACTGAAGGGCCAATATACCCTGGTGACTCAACAGGAGCCGCGGGGGGAAGAAAGGACCGACAGTGTGCTGGTCGCTGATTACTAG